The Polaribacter sp. KT25b genome contains the following window.
AAAGGCGGTTTAGATAAAATGAGTGCAAGAATTGGTGGTTCTGGCGCAAATGGTTCTACTTCTAGAGATAGAACAAATTACCTACAAACTGTACCAAAAGATGGTTTAGAAAAAATGATTTGGGCAGAAGCAGACAAATTAGGCTGGTTTATAAACACTGTTACAGATCCTGTTTTAGCTAAAGAAAAACAAGTTGTTAAAAATGAGAAAAGACAGAGTATAGATAACAGACCTTATGGACATAATCAATATGTAATTGGTAAAAATTTGTATCCAAAAGATCATCCATACAACTGGCAAGTAATTGGTTCTTTAGAAGATTTACAAAACGCTACTTTAGAAGATGTAAAAACTTTTTTCAAAAAATGGTACGTTCCTAATAATGCAACTTTAGTGTTATCTGGAGATATTGATGTTGATCAAGCTACAAAATGGGTTCATAAATATTTTGATGAAATTCCTAAAGGAACAGATGAAATTCCGGCACTTGTAAAAAGACCTGGAAAAGTTGACAAAATTAAGTCTTTATATTATGAAGATAATTTTGCTAGAGTTCCGCAATTAACAATGGTTTGGCCAAGTGTAGCACAATATGATGCAGATTCTTACGCCTTAGATGTTTTAACACAATATTTAACTGATGGAAAATCAGCTCCTTTAAATCAGGTTTTGGTAGATGATTTAAAATTAACATCAAACACAACAATGTATAATTATGCATCAGAAATTGCAGGAGAAACGCAATTAATAGTGAGAGCTTTTGATGGTATACATTTAGATGATGTAAAAGCTGGAATTGAAAAAGGGTTTACAAAATTTGAAGCAGAAGGAATCTCAGAAAAAGATTTAAACAGAATTAAAGCAGGTCAAGAAACAAGATTTTATTCAAGTTTATCTAGTGTTTTAGGAAAAGGAACTAGCTTAGCTTCTTACAACACATATACAGGAAATCCTGGTTTTGTAACAGAAGATTTAAAAAACACAATTGCAGTAACAACAGATGATGTAATGCGTGTTTATAACAAATACATTAAAAACAAAAACTATGTTGCTACTAGTTTTGTTCCTAAAAACGCTGCAAAACTAGCTTTAAAAGGCGCCGTTTTAGCTGATATTGTTGAAGAACAAATTGTTACTGGCGCAGAAGAAAAATTCGACCCAAAAATTGCTGCAACTTACGAGAAAACTCCTTCTTCTTTTGATAGAAGCATAGAACCTCCTTATGGAGAAACGCCTTCTTTAGCGGTTCCAGAAGTATATGAAAGTAGTTTAGAAAATGGTTTAAAAATATTTGGAATTGAAAGCAACGAAGTACCACTTGTTCGTTTTAATATTACTATTGATGGCGGACAATTATTAGAATCTTTCGATAAATTAGGAGTTGCAAATTTAACTGCAGACTTATTAAATAAAGGAACTAAAACCAAAACGGTTAAAGAACTAGAAGAAGCTATTCAAGAATTAGGTGCTTCTATTTATGTGTATTCTAATACAGAAAATATTACTTTAAGCGGAACTACTTTAGCTAAAAACTACAACAAAACATTAGCTTTAGCACAAGAGATGCTTTTAGAACCTCGTTTTGATGAAACAGAATTCGATTTATTAAAAAAAGCAACAATTGCAAATTTACGTCAAGATGAAGCAGACCCTAATGCTGTTGCAAGAAATACTTATAACGAATTAATTTACGGAAAAGACAATATTCGTTCTAAAAACACTTTAGGAAGTGTAGCATCCGTAGAAAAAATAACTATTGATGATCTTAAAATATTTTACAAAAACTATATTTCGCCTTCAGTTGCAAAAATATTAGTGGTTGGTGATATTTCTAAAGAAAAAGTAGTTGCTTCATTAACTAGCTTAAACAAAAATTGGATTGCTAAAGAAGTTACAATTCCTGAATATAAAACTCCAGAAGCACCTACAAAACCTACAGTTTATTTTTATGATATTCCAAATGCAAAACAATCTGTTTTACAATTTGGTGCGCCTGCTTTAGCTGCAACTGATAAAGATTTTTATGCTGCTTCTGTTATGAATTATATTTTAGGTGGTGGTGGTTTTGCATCGCGTTTAACACAAGAATTACGTGAAG
Protein-coding sequences here:
- a CDS encoding pitrilysin family protein, which gives rise to MKKILFTFLLAAAFISCKNSSEEKTEDKIPELSINYNKIKLDNGLEVVFHVDKSDPVVAVELMVHVGSAREIEGRTGFAHLFEHLLFLESENLGKGGLDKMSARIGGSGANGSTSRDRTNYLQTVPKDGLEKMIWAEADKLGWFINTVTDPVLAKEKQVVKNEKRQSIDNRPYGHNQYVIGKNLYPKDHPYNWQVIGSLEDLQNATLEDVKTFFKKWYVPNNATLVLSGDIDVDQATKWVHKYFDEIPKGTDEIPALVKRPGKVDKIKSLYYEDNFARVPQLTMVWPSVAQYDADSYALDVLTQYLTDGKSAPLNQVLVDDLKLTSNTTMYNYASEIAGETQLIVRAFDGIHLDDVKAGIEKGFTKFEAEGISEKDLNRIKAGQETRFYSSLSSVLGKGTSLASYNTYTGNPGFVTEDLKNTIAVTTDDVMRVYNKYIKNKNYVATSFVPKNAAKLALKGAVLADIVEEQIVTGAEEKFDPKIAATYEKTPSSFDRSIEPPYGETPSLAVPEVYESSLENGLKIFGIESNEVPLVRFNITIDGGQLLESFDKLGVANLTADLLNKGTKTKTVKELEEAIQELGASIYVYSNTENITLSGTTLAKNYNKTLALAQEMLLEPRFDETEFDLLKKATIANLRQDEADPNAVARNTYNELIYGKDNIRSKNTLGSVASVEKITIDDLKIFYKNYISPSVAKILVVGDISKEKVVASLTSLNKNWIAKEVTIPEYKTPEAPTKPTVYFYDIPNAKQSVLQFGAPALAATDKDFYAASVMNYILGGGGFASRLTQELREGKGYTYGIRSGFSGTKAKGAFTISSGVRSNVTLESAQLVKKILEDYPITFSDKDLETTKSFLIKSNARAFETDRAKLNMLANISNYDLKPDYVKDRENTVNNMTKEQITTLANKYVNPNKMIWLVVGDAETQLQRMKELGYGEPVLLNERQKQIKN